Genomic segment of Luteolibacter sp. Y139:
GGTACGCTGTATGTGAATGGTGCGGCTGTTGGCTCGAATGCGAACATTACCCTCGATCCATCGGACCTGGGGAACACGGCGGCCAACTTCATCGGGAAGTCCCAGTGGGCCGATCCTTATCTGGATGGCTTGGTCGACGATTTCCGGATCTATGGCTCGGCGCTCAGTGCCTCAGCGATTGCCGCCCTGACCACCCAAACGGAGCTCGTCATTCCTCCCATCACCGAGGAAGAACTGGGTTCTCCCCGGTTGGTCATTGGCGGAGGTGTTGCCAATATTACCGCTGCGAAATCGGTGGCTGGTCATTCCTATCAGCTCCAGTATAGCGACAGTCTTTTGGCTGGCTCCTGGATAAATCTCGGAGCGCCGCAAGCGGGCACCGGAGCCGGGTTGTCCTTTGAGGTGCCGGTGCCATCGCAGATCAAGCGACGCTTTTACCGGTTGGTCATTCAGCCCTGAGTCAAAGTGCCGATGCTGTCTGAAGAACTTCTCCTGCAGAGAGACACACATGATCGCCGTGGGGTACGGGTTTCTCCACGGCGATCATTCTGTCGCCTTTGGCCCAGTAGAGCCATGTGAACGATTTCAAGCGCCCGCCAGTCGGCTGTTGGAACAGGTCCGACAGCCGAGGCAACCTGGCGGGCGTGATTTTCTGACTCATTCACTTTGTCGCCGTTGGGCGATGATGGAGTCGCGCCTCCAAGAGGCGATGGGCGATGGCAAAGAAGAGGCCGGTGGAAAGACCGCACATGAGGATGCCGGTCAGGCCCTCGGCTGGGCCGAGAGTGCGCCAGCCCTGCGGCAGGACCACGTCGCCGTAGCCGAGCGTCGAGTAGCTGACGCCGGAGAAATAGAGGGCGGTTTCGAAGTTCGGGAGGCAGCCTTGAATCTGGAAATAGACGGCCCACAGGACGATCTGGAAGAGGTGGAGGGAGGTGAGCTTCCAAGCGACCTGCACTATCACGAGTGCGACCTTCCAAGGGCGGTCGGTTGGCACCGGAGGATGGTGGTGGATCTGGCGAAGGATCAGCGCGATGCCCGTGGAGTGGATGAGCACGCAGAGCCCGAGCAGGATGAAGGAGGCGAACAATTCCGCGAGCATGGGTCAGGCGGGGTGCGGTTCGCCGCGGAGGAAGGCGTCGACGGCATCGGCGACGCTGGTGTGGCGATTGATGGTGCCGGTTTTTTCGTCGATCTCTTCCTGCCGGAGCTTGTCGCGGACGGAGGCGTGGGCTTCGACGATCTGGAGGCGGATGCCGGTGGTGGCGAGTTCGGAGTGCAGGGCACCGAGGGTGGCTGCGGCCTGAAGGTCCACGCGCGGGGCGGCGGAGAGGTCTAACAGCACGAGCTTGGGCTTGGTGGTCTCCGCTGCGGCCGTGATGCGGTCGCGGACGTGGTCGATATTGAAATAGACCAGGCCGGACTCGGGCCGGACGATCAGGACGCCGGGAATGGATTCGTTGTCCTCATGGCGGGCGCTGTCTGAAAAGCGCCGGGTGCCGGGGATGCGACCGAGGACGGCGACGTGCGGCTTTGACGCACTGCGGATGAGTTGGAACATGGAGATGACGGCGCCGAGCATCACGCCTCGCAGGAGGCCGGAGCAAAGCACTCCTGCGAGGGCTGCCATCGCGACGATGAATTCGGGGCGGTCGTATTTCCACAGGCGCTTGAGGGCTTTCACCTTGAAGAGGCCAGCGATAGCAACGAGCACGATGGCTGCCAGTGCGGGCTGTGGGAGGTTGTGGAGGAGGCTGGAGAGGAAGAGCGCGACGATGAGGATGATAAGGGAGGCGATCAGGCCGGAGAGAGGGGTCTTGGCACCGCCGCTTTCATTGACGAGCGACTGGGACATGCCGCCGCTGATGGGGAAGCTGCGGCCTAGGCCGGCGGCGAGATTGGAGAGCGAAAGGGCGAGGAACTCGCGGTTGCTATCGAAGCGGCCGCCGTGTTTCGCGGCGAACATGCGGCCGATGGCGGCGGTCTCCACGGCGCCGAGCATGAAGCAGGCGAGGGCGAGGGGGAGCAGGTCATTGAGGTCGCTGGCTTTGATGCCGGGCAGGCCGGGCATGGGGAGGCCCCGGGGGACTTCGCCGAGCATCTTCACGCCCTGCTTCTCCAAACCTAACAGGGTCGCCGCGATAATGCCGCCGATGACGACGAAGAGGCCGACGGGTTTGTTTTTCAGGAAGATCTTGCCGAGAATTAGGACGGCCAGTGCGGCGATGCCGGTGAGCAGCGCGGCCATGTTGGTCTGGTCGAGGTGGGAGAGGAAGTGTCCGCTGCGCTCCCAGAAGTCGCCGTGGCCGCCCTTGTAGCCGAAGAGCTTTGGCAGCTGTGAGCTGGCGAGGAAGAGGGCGACGCCGCACTTGAAGCCGATCATGACCGGCTCTGAGATGAAATTGACGATGGTGCCTGCCTTCACCAGCCAAGCGATGAAGGCGATGATTGCTACGAGAAGTGCCGTACATGCCGCCAGGGCAGCGTGGCGGGCGGGATCGCCATCTGACATGGGAGCGAGCGAGGCTCCAATGAGCAGGGAGATGGCGGAGGTGACCGTGATGACGGTGTGACGGGAGCCGCAGAAGAGCCAGAAGACGAGGCCGCCGAATAGGCAGGCGTAGAGGCCAGCTTCGGGAGGGAGGCCGGCGAGCGAGGCATCGCCGATCCCGGCGGGAAGCAGATAGGCCGCGAGGGTGATGCCGGCGACGACGTCGGCGCGCAGCCATTCACGCGGGTAGCTGCGGAGCCAGGAGAGGGCGGGGAAGTTCATCGCGGGGCGGCATCGAGGATCTCCTTCGCACGGGTGAGCGGACCTCGGGCAGAGAGGATCGAGACGTGGTCCTCATCATAGCCTTGGACGCTGGCGGCATCGGCTTTCGCCTCGGGGCGGAGTTGGCTGGCGACGCTGACGGTTCCGTCGTTCTCCTCCGGCAGCAGGAGGGAGCGCTTGGCGTGGTGGCTGTAGAAGAGGTGGTGGCTTACTTTGCCTTTCAGGCGTTCGTCGAAGAGGCGGTTGAGGAAGGCGGAGCCGTTTTCCATGTCGCGCCATGAGGGTACTACGGAGGGGGCGCGTTTCACGCCGGCGGCTGCGGCTTCGTGGCCGCCCCATGGGGAGGAGAAGGTGATGAAGGTATTGATGTAGCGATTGCCGTCCTCGATGACGTTTTTCTCGATGAAGCGGCGCGAGACGAGTCCGCCCATGCTGTGGGCGACGACATGAAGGCGCTGGAATCCGTAGCGGTGCTGAAGGGCTTTGACGCCGTCATTGAGGGCACTGGCGCATTCCTCGAGACGGAGGCCGGAGGGGTAGAAGGCGAACCATGGCTGGTAGCGCTTGCGGTCGATGCGTTCCATGGCGTAGCGCCAGTCCTGGGGCGATCCGGCTGCGCCGTGGACGAAGAGCACGGGTATGCGCGCGGGATCGTAGGGCTCCAGGAAATAGAGTCCGAAGCCGGTGGTGGCAGCGGTGGTCGCGGGTGCCCACAGGCCGTCCGAGCCGCGGGTGGCGGCGAAGCGCGGGTCATCAAGCTTTGCGATTTCGCCGAGGCTGAGGCGGACGCCGTGGCCGGTGACGAATTGGTCCACCGTGCGACCGGCCAGGGCATTGTCGATCGCTTGGCGCAGGCCGGATGGCATGGAGCCGGGGCGGAGGTCGCCCCGGACTTCCGCCCGGCGGGATGAGTCGAATTCGACAGCTTGCGGCTGGCCGTCCCGGCCGGCGTGGAACCACAGCGGCTCGCCGGAGTCGTAGCGGCCATTCTTGTTAGAGTCGGCGAAGGCGGCGACGAATTGGCGGGCGGGATTCTTCACCGAGAAGATGAAAGCGCCGCCGGTGGCGAGTTCGACGCGGTCGCCGGAGTCGATCCGGTTCGCGGGGCGGTCCCATTCGAACACCACGGCGCGCACAGGGACCTTGAAGTCATCGGCGTTCGTGATGCGGCCGTGGATGTGGTATCCTTGATCGAGAATCTCCAAGTCGGCGGAGAGGCGACGGAAGTTTCCGCAGCCGGTCAACAGAGGGAGCGCCAGGGCGAACAAGAGGACAGGCGATTTCATGGAGACTATGTTTCGGAGCCAGCTTGGCAATGTTGCCACCGGCGCGGGCCATCAAGTCGAGCCCGCGATGGGAAGCGGGCATGCTACTTTGGTTGTACGGGAAACCCTTTGCCCGAGAGACATGGAATCTTTTATCAGGGGATAATGTCTCGGGTCGTTCCCAGTCGTCGTGAGTTGCAAGATGGACCTTTGCGCGTTTCCTCCGGGGCCGTAGGTGCAGCATTGCTATTGGGATTCATGCCTGCTGCCCGGGGCGACGATGTGGAAGACATGAAGAAGTCGCTCGCCACGATGGAGCAAACCATTGCCGAGCTGAAGACGCGAATCGCGGTGCTTGAGGAGGAGAAGGCGGCGGACAAGGAGAAGCCGGAGCCGGCACATGCTCACCACCACGCTTCCGCACCTGAACCCGCGGCGGAGCCAGCACCAGCCGCGCCGGCGTCGACACCGGCGATCACGAACGCCGTGGTCGTGGCGCCCCAGCCGGGAAGCGCGGGATCGGCGAGCACGGTGCGCGATTACGATGGTTTCCAGGATCTCCAACAGGCCGCGCCGCGTCCGGAGAATAAGCCGCTGGATCCAGAACTGAAGGGGTTCATTCTCATCCCCGGCACCGATACCATGGTCAAACTGGGCGGTTCAGCCCGGGTCGATGCGATCACTGACTTCGCCAACAACGGCAATCCGAACCAGTTCATCCCCTCGACCATTCCGGTGGGAAACCAGACGGGATTCGGTGGTGACGAACGTTCGACCATTCACGGCAAGGGGACCCGTATCAGCTTGGAAATCCGTCGTCCGACCGAGCAGTTCGGGAACCTGAGAATCTACAACGAGAACGACTTCTTCGGCGACTCGACATCAAATGCGATGACGTTCCGAGTCCGCCACTTCTACGGGCAAGCGTGGAACTTCCTGATCGGCCAGACTTTTTCCGGTTTCATGAATCCGGACGCTTGGCCGGACGTGCTCGACTACCAGGGTCCAGCGGGAATTCTCAACCGTCGCCAGGCGCAGATCCGCTATACCCAGCCGTTGTGGGATGACTGTGGGGAAGGCCATGCCTACATCAGCGTCGAGTATCCCGAGAGCGACATCCTGGATTCAACCCTGCCCGCCAGCTCCAAGGAGCGGAGCAGCACGCCGGACTTGATCATCGGGGGACGATGGGAAGGTGACTATGGGAACATCCAACTCGCAGGTATCGGCCGCAGTATCGGCTTTGAAAGCGACGCTGGGCCGCAGGGGGACACCGTTGGCTGGGGCGTGAGCTTGTCCGGCCAGTGGCACATGACCGAGGACGACGATCTTTCAGCGCAGGTCGCGTATGGCGAAGGCATCGCTCGCTATGTGAACGATTTCAACGGCAACAATCTCGATGCCGCGTGGGTTGGCGATGATCTGGAGGCGATCCCGATCTTCGCGCCGATGGTCGGGTATACGCATCGCTGGAACGAGCACTTCCGCTCGACGCTCACGGCGAGCTGGGTGATGGCGGACTTGCCTTCGACGGTGTCGGCACTGACGCCGGAGAATACCGCGAGCTTCAGCGCCAATCTGGTGTGGCAGCCGACCAAGTCCTTCCGCCTGGGTCTCGAGTATCTCTTCGGCACGAAGGAGACGTATGACGGTACCGACGGCGATGCCCAGCGCCTGAACTTCGTGATCCGCTACGACCTCGTCAAATAACCGGAGTAGCCATGGACATTAAGATCATCCTCGAAATCCTCGTGATCCTCGGCGCGCTGGCGATGGGGGCACGGACGGGTGGCGTCGGGCTGGGCCTGTGGGGCGCGGTGGGGCTGCTGGTGCTTGTGGTGGGTTTTCAGCTCCCGCCGGGCAGCATTCCCGGTGATGTCCTTTTGATTGTCCTCACCGTCATCATGGCGGCGTCGGCGATGGAGGTTGCGGGTGGGATCGATTTCCTGGTCCGGGTGGCGGAAAAGATCATCCGGAAGAATCCGAAGCAGGTGACGATCGTGGCTCCGCTGGTGACCTATGCGTTCACCTTTGCCGCGGGCACGGGGCATATCGTGTATCCGCTACTACCGGTGATTTTCGAGGTGGCGCATGAGAATGGCATCCGGCCGGAGCGGCCGATGGCGATTGCCACGATCGCGTCGCAGCAGGCGATCACAGCGAGCCCCGTTTCGGCCGCGACGGCGGCGATGATCACGATCCTCGCGTCGCATGGCTACGGGCTGGTCCAGATCCTTTTGATCTGCGTGCCGTCGACGCTGCTCGGGGTCGTGATTGCCGCGATCGTGCAGCTGCGGGTCGGGAAGGAACTGAAGGATGATCCGGAGTATCAACGCCTGCTCGCCTCGGGCGAACTGCAGCCGCCGGAGAAGTCGACGGGCGCGGAGCTGCCTCCGATCAAGAAGGGTGCCCGGGCCAGCGCGTTAATCTTTTTGAGCGGGGTGGGACTGGTGGTGCTCGCTGGGATTTTCAAGCAGCTCCGGACCATCGGCGGCGTGGAGGTGCCGATGGCCAACTCGATTGCGATCGTGATGCTCACCGTGGCGGCGGTGATCATGACGGTGACCAAGATTCCTGCCAGCGAGGTGCCGAAGTGCAAGACGTGCCAATCCGGCGTCTCGGCGATCGTCGGCATTCTCGGACTGGCGTGGCTCGGCGACACCTTCATGGACGCGAACAGCGAGGTGATCATCGGCGGCCTGAAGCACATGGCGGAAGCTGCGCCGTGGACTTTCTCTATCGGGCTCTTCGTTGCCTCAATGCTGCTCTTCAGCCAGGCGGCGACGGCCAAGACGCTGATGCCGCTAGGGCTTTCGCTGGGGATCCCGGCACCGCTGCTGATCGGGATGTTCCCGGCGGTGAACGGATACTTCTTCATTCCCAACTACGGAACGATCATTGCCGCGATCCAGTTCGACCGCTCGGGGACGACGCGGATCGGCAAGTATTTGCTGAACCATTCTTTCATGCTGCCGGGAATGATTTGTACTGTCGGTGCGGTTGGCTGTGGCATGCTGATCGGGAAACTTTTCTTCTGACCATCTTCTAACAAACCATCTCCATGAGCTTCTCCGACAAGCGTGTCCATGACATCGCCGGTGCCGTAGGCATTGAATCCGGCGATTTGCTGGACCTATTCACCCGTGGCCATTCGCGGGAGTACAAGGCAGGCGACTATCTCTTCCATGAGTCCACGCCACGGCAGTGGATGGGCATCGTGGAGGAGGGGGAGATTGAAATCGTGGCGGGGGTGCACGGCAGTACGACGCGGCTTGCCACGCTGACGCGAGGGACGGCATTCGGGGAAGGGGTGATGCTGGATGATTTGCCGCATGCTTCATCGGCAGTTGCGCTTACTGCGGCCAAGGTCCTGCTGATCCCGCGGGAGGCTTTCGATGAGCTCCGTGCAACGAAGCCGGAGGTGTTTTACCGGATGGTGGGGCATGTGGCGCGACGGCTCAGCACGCGGCTGCGCGATGCGAACCGGCACCTCGCGGGAGCGGGGCCGGCGGTGGCGGCGACGTGGCGACGCGAGCACGACTCGCTCGGCGAGCGCGAGATTTCGGACGGCTATTACTACGGCGTGCAGACGCTGCGCGGGATGGAGAACTTCCCGTTGTCCGGGATTCCGCTCAGCCACTTCAGCCACTTCGTGCGAAGCCTAGCTTACGTCAAGAAGGCGGCGGCGAGCGCGAACCAGGAGCTTGGCGTGCTCAAGCCCGATCGCGCTGCGGCGATCATGGCTGCTTGTGACGAAGTCATTGCCGGGAGCCTCCATGCTCATTTCACGGTGGACATGATCCAGGGTGGCGCGGGCACCTCGACCAACATGAACGCGAACGAGGTGATCGCCAACCGCGCGCTTGAGATCATGGGGTATCGCAAGGGGCAGTATGAGCACTTGCATCCGAACGACGACGTCAACTGCTCGCAATCGACCAACGACGCCTACCCGACGGCGATCAAGCTGGGGGTGATCCTGACGCTGCGCGACGCGGTGTCGGCACTCCGCGAGTTGCGTGAGGCGCTGGAGGCGAAGGCGGCGGAGTTTGCCGAGGTGCTCAAGATGGGCCGCACCGAGAACCAGGACGCAGTGCCGATGACGCTCGGGCAGGAATTCGGTGCCTATGCGGTGATGATTGGAGACGGCATTCGCTACCTTGAGAGGGCTGGGGAAGAGCTTCACGAAATGAACATGGGTGCCACTGCGATCGGTACCGGCATCAATAGCCCGCCGGGCTATGCGGAGCTGTGCACGCGGCGGCTCGCGGAAATCAGCGGGGTGCCGGTGACGCTTGCCGCCAATCTGGTGGAGGCGACGCAGGACAGCGGCGGCTTTGCGCTGATGAGCAGCGCGATGAAGACCGCGGCGGTCCAACTTTCGAAGATCTGCAACGACCTGCGCTGGCTTTCCTCCGGACCTCGTTGCGGGCTCTATGAGATTCGCCTGCCCTCAATGCAGCCCGGTTCTTCGATCATGCCGGGCAAGGTGAATCCGGTGATTCCGGAAGTGGTTAGCCAGGTCTGTTTCCAGATCATTGGCGCGGACGTGACGGTTTCGATGGCTTCAGAAGCCAGCGAGCTCGAGTTGAACATGGCCGAGCCGATCATTGCGTTCAACCTGCTCTTCGGCCTGACGCTGCTGCGCAATGCGGCGGTGATCCTGAATGCGCGCTGCATTTCCGGAATCCAGGCGAACAAGGAGCGCTGCATGGAATACGTGCGGAACTCGATCGGCCTCGTGACCGCGCTCAACCCGGTGCTGGGCTACGAACGCAGTGCCGCGATCGCGAAGGAAGCGCTGGCGACCGGCGGCAGCGTGTATGACCTGGTGCTTGCGAAGGGCTGGCTCGCCAAGGAGCAGCTCGATGATTTGCTTTCGCCGGAGAAGATGACCAGGCCGCGGTCGCTCTAGCAGATGAAAGATCCGCGGGGCATGGGCGATGCGGATCGCGGGGCAAAGAGGTTCTGATGGCTTGCTGAAAACCCGATCCCGCCATGTCCCACGCAGGCATTCTCGATGTCGTCCCGGTCTGGGTTTTCTTCATCTTCGTGGCGTTGATTGCCATCGTTCCGATCGAGGTGGGGCAGCGCTTGGGGGCGCGACGCCGACGGAAAGAAGACCATGAATCGGAGGGGCCGGTCAGCAGTGTGGTGGGAGCCACTCTCGGGCTGCTCGGCTTCATGGTGGCGCTGACGGTGGGATCGACCACGGCTCGATTTGATGCGCGCAAGGAGGCCATCATCGATGGCGTGAATGCGATCGAGACGGCCTACCGGAATTCGGCCCTGTTGCCGGAGCCGCACCGGAGCGAGTGCCGCCAACTGCTGCGGGACTACACGGCGGTCCGCATCCAGATGCCTGCGTTGTTTGGCGACCCCGATCACCTGCGGGCGCTGGACGCTCAGGTCAGGAAGCTGCAACGATCGCTGTGGTCCCATGCTGAGGAGTTGGCGCGGGTGGATCGCAGCTCCGAAATCTATGCGCTCTTCACCGCGAGCCTCAATGAGGTGGATCAGCTTTACAACAAGCGGATCATCATGGGATCCCAGCATCGCATTCCCTTTCTGGTGTGGGTGGTGCTGTTCATTGTGACGATCATCACGATGCTCGGAGTGGGATTCCATTTCGGGCTGGCGGGCAGCCGTAGCTTGACCGCCAATCTCATGCTGGCGCTGACCTTCGCGCTGGTGATTTCGCTGATTTTCGACCTCGACCAGCCCGGGAAGGGGTGGGTGAACGTCAGCCAGCAGCCGATGGACGAACTGAACGAGAGGCTGCATGCGGCCGAGTGACGATGTGCTAGGTTCCAGGAATCGACTCAAAACCGTCTGCGCCATGATCGAACATCACTTTGACGAGAGCCATGCGATCCTTCACGTGCAACCCAAGGGATCACTGGAGGAAGCTGACTTCGAGGCGCTGGCCGGCGAGGTGGACCCGTTCATTGCGGACGGCGGAGAACTTGCGGGGCTGATTGTGGAGACGCCGGGCTTTCCGGGGTGGTCTTCGGTGGCGTCGATGATCGCGCACCTGCGTTTTGTCCGCGATCACCATCGGCACATCCGGAAGGTGGCGGTGGTGACGGATTCGCCGTTGGGGAATCTGGCCGAGCATGTGGCGTCGCATTTCGTGGCGGCGGAGATCAAGCCGTTTCCCGCAGGGGAAGTGGAGGCTGCGCGGCTGTGGATCCTAGGGGATGGGGAGTGAGCCGGGCGGTGACCCGTGGCTATCGGCCAAGGGACTCTGGCGATTTGCGAGGCTGCGTGAGAATTGGTGGCGACGGAACGTGGACGCTACGCAATAGGGTGGGGGCCAGTCGTTGTAAAATCGGGGACTTGCTCCGGCCGGTGAGACCTGATAGAAGGAGCGAAATGCACGGCATAACTACGGGACGTGGCTGGCCGAGGCGGGGAGGAAGGGAGCGAGGGGATGCGGATTCCTGCGGGGCGGGTTGTGTGAGGGGGCGAGAACGATGAATGCGGTTTCCATTTTGTGGCCGATGATTGCGGGTGCCTGCCTGGTGCTGGCGGCAGTCCAATTGCTGGTGCGGCTGCACGACAAGAATGCGCAGGCCAACTTGTGGCTGGCGCTTCTTTCTCTGGCGATCACGGGGATTGCGGCCGCAGAGCTTGCGCTGATGCTGGCGGGCTCCACGGAGGACTTTGCCACCGCCACGCGGTGGATTCACGTGCCGATCTTCATCACTTTCGTCGCTATTGTTAGATTCGTGACGCGTTGCTTTGGCACCGCGCGGGGTTGGCTGGGCTGGACCGTGATCGGGGTCCGGGCGTTCGCGCTGGTGCTGAACTTCGCGGTCGGCCTGAACCTCAATCACGATGCGATCCTGCGGTTGCGGCCGATCCGATTTCTTGGTTCCACGGTGATGACGGCGGATGCGGTTTTCAGCCAACGGACGAGGATCGCCGAGGTGAGCACCTTGCTGTTGCTGGCGTTTGTGGTGGATGCCTCGTTGCGACTGTGGCGGAAGGGAGAAGCCGACGCGCGCCGACAGGCGGTGGTGATCGGGGGCAGTGTGACGGCGTTCGTGGTGATCGGCTTCGCCCAAGGAGTGCTCATTCACTCCGGCGTGGTGGCGATGCCCTATTTGATCAGCTTGCCGTTTCTGGTGGTGGTGGCGGCGATGAGCTATGAGCTGAGCCGCGACTTGCTACGCTCGGCGCGAAACGCGGAAGAATTGCGGGAGGTAGCCGAGAGCATGCATCTAGCTGCCGGTGCCGCGGGGCTGGCCTTTTGGCGCTGGGAAATTCCCCAGGACCGAATCTGGGTGAATCCACAGGGGCGTGCGCTCTACGGCGTGCCGGCAAACACGCCGATCACTTTCGAGCGCTACCTGACTTCGCTACATTCCGAAGACCGCGAGCGGGTGCGGCGCGGCATTGAGGGCGCGCTCACGGGAAACGGGGAGCTTCGCACCGACTACCGGGTCAAGGATAGCGCCGGGATGGAGCATTGGGTGGAGGCGCGCGGAAAGGTGGATTTCAACGGCGGCGGCAAACCGCTCCGGATGCGCGGGGTCTCGATCGATGTGACCGAGCGGCACCACATGCAGGAGCGCTTTCGCCTGAGCGTGGATGCGTCGCCGAATGGAGTGGTGCTGGCGAATGCGGCGGGCTTGATCCTGCTGACGAACCGGCGAGCCGACGAGATGTTAGGCTATGCGCCGGGGGAGTTGTTAGGCCAACCGGTGGGGAACCTGCTGCCCGAGCGCCATCGATGCGAGCATGCGGCCCCTCGCGAGGGCCTTCACCGGATGCCGGAGTCCCGGACGATGGAGGCGGGTCACGAGCTTCATGCGCTGCGCAAGGACGGCAGCGAGTTTCCCGTGGAGATCGGGATCAGCCCGGTGGAAAGTCCCGAAGGCACGCTGGTCCTCAGCGTGATCGTCGATATCAGCGCTCGCCGGGAGGCTGAGGAGGAGGCGAGACGTCATCGTGATGAGCTGGCCCATGTCACCCGGGTGACGACGTTGAGCGAATTGTCCGGCTCGCTTGCTCATGAGTTGAATCAACCGCTGGCAATCATTCTGGCAAATGCGCAGGCGGCGCAGAGGCTGATGGCGCAGTCGCCTCCGGACTTGGCAGAGGTGAAGGACATTCTCACCGACATCGTCGATGAAGACCGGCGCGCCGGGGAGGTGATCCAGCGGTTGAGGGCCCTGTTAAAGCGCGGCGAGACGAAGATGCTGCCGGTGTCCTTCAACGAGATCGCCACCGAGGTGCTGCACCTTACCCACGCCGACCTGATCGGGCGAGGGGTGACCGTTTCACGGGAGCTGTCTCCGGAGCTGCCGCTGGTGGCGGGTGATCGCGTGCAGCTCCAACAAGTGCTGCTGAACCTGGTGCTCAATGCCGCCGACGCGATGGCAGGCAATCCCGTGGGTTTCCGCCAGATCCAGGTGGTGACCTCGCTGGAAGGGGATGTCGCACGGCTATCTGTCCGAGATGCGGGCTGTGGCTTGCCCGAGGATGTGGAGAGACTCTTCGAGCCCTTTTTCACCACCAAGCAGCATGGGCTCGGCATGGGGCTGGCGATCTGCCGGTCGATCGTGGCGGCGCATGGCGGGCGTCTGCGGGCGCAACCCCATTCGGAATGCGGCGCGGTCTTCCATCTGGAGATCCCGGTCTGTCCCCAGCAAGCCGCCTGGTCCTGACCGAGGCGTGAGGCGATATCAGGA
This window contains:
- a CDS encoding STAS/SEC14 domain-containing protein, encoding MIEHHFDESHAILHVQPKGSLEEADFEALAGEVDPFIADGGELAGLIVETPGFPGWSSVASMIAHLRFVRDHHRHIRKVAVVTDSPLGNLAEHVASHFVAAEIKPFPAGEVEAARLWILGDGE
- a CDS encoding PAS domain-containing sensor histidine kinase; the protein is MNAVSILWPMIAGACLVLAAVQLLVRLHDKNAQANLWLALLSLAITGIAAAELALMLAGSTEDFATATRWIHVPIFITFVAIVRFVTRCFGTARGWLGWTVIGVRAFALVLNFAVGLNLNHDAILRLRPIRFLGSTVMTADAVFSQRTRIAEVSTLLLLAFVVDASLRLWRKGEADARRQAVVIGGSVTAFVVIGFAQGVLIHSGVVAMPYLISLPFLVVVAAMSYELSRDLLRSARNAEELREVAESMHLAAGAAGLAFWRWEIPQDRIWVNPQGRALYGVPANTPITFERYLTSLHSEDRERVRRGIEGALTGNGELRTDYRVKDSAGMEHWVEARGKVDFNGGGKPLRMRGVSIDVTERHHMQERFRLSVDASPNGVVLANAAGLILLTNRRADEMLGYAPGELLGQPVGNLLPERHRCEHAAPREGLHRMPESRTMEAGHELHALRKDGSEFPVEIGISPVESPEGTLVLSVIVDISARREAEEEARRHRDELAHVTRVTTLSELSGSLAHELNQPLAIILANAQAAQRLMAQSPPDLAEVKDILTDIVDEDRRAGEVIQRLRALLKRGETKMLPVSFNEIATEVLHLTHADLIGRGVTVSRELSPELPLVAGDRVQLQQVLLNLVLNAADAMAGNPVGFRQIQVVTSLEGDVARLSVRDAGCGLPEDVERLFEPFFTTKQHGLGMGLAICRSIVAAHGGRLRAQPHSECGAVFHLEIPVCPQQAAWS